In Deferribacteraceae bacterium V6Fe1, one genomic interval encodes:
- a CDS encoding cobalamin biosynthesis protein, whose product MSLGKRISVIAITEKGARLAEKIVNELTATLYLPDKCKNLVQAKYFDSLQDIFSYCFKNYEGIVAIMAQGIVARMVNGLIKNKYVDPAVVVCDEVGRFAISMLSGHEGGANELTFLVASITGAEPIITTASEANKIYVAGVGCRQGVKKEKILDALNRATEIVNISTNNIRVIASCWHKKGEIGLIEAAKELNCYLRFLPKELYENALYSFKETAAKKYLGIKGVAEPSALLAARNPKLILVKTVFDGVTIAIAKENLLNG is encoded by the coding sequence ATGAGTTTAGGAAAAAGAATTTCTGTAATAGCGATAACTGAAAAAGGAGCCCGTTTAGCTGAAAAAATAGTTAATGAATTAACAGCTACTCTTTATTTACCTGATAAATGTAAAAACTTAGTGCAGGCTAAATATTTTGATTCATTGCAAGATATTTTTAGTTACTGTTTTAAAAATTACGAAGGTATAGTTGCAATAATGGCCCAAGGGATAGTAGCAAGAATGGTTAATGGTTTGATAAAAAATAAATATGTAGACCCTGCGGTTGTAGTTTGTGATGAAGTGGGTAGATTTGCAATAAGCATGCTTTCCGGGCATGAAGGGGGAGCAAATGAGCTTACCTTTTTAGTCGCCTCGATTACGGGGGCTGAACCTATTATTACTACGGCAAGTGAAGCAAATAAAATCTATGTGGCTGGAGTAGGTTGCAGACAAGGGGTTAAAAAAGAGAAAATCCTTGATGCATTAAATCGTGCAACAGAAATTGTAAATATATCAACTAACAATATAAGGGTAATTGCTTCTTGCTGGCATAAAAAAGGTGAGATAGGACTAATCGAAGCTGCAAAGGAGCTTAATTGTTATTTGAGGTTTTTACCAAAAGAGCTTTACGAAAATGCATTATATTCTTTTAAAGAGACTGCAGCAAAAAAATATTTAGGAATCAAAGGGGTAGCCGAACCTTCAGCTTTGCTTGCAGCAAGAAATCCTAAACTTATCTTAGTAAAAACTGTTTTTGATGGAGTTACAATAGCAATAGCAAAGGAGAATTTATTAAATGGGTAA
- the cobM gene encoding precorrin-4 C(11)-methyltransferase, translated as MNKVYFIGAGPGDPELITVKGMKIIAKSDVIIYAGSLVNKDILNYASNMCKFYDSSKMNLLEIVDTIEKYYKKGKVVTRLHTGDPSIYGAIYEQMLELDKRGIPYEIIPGVTSLFAAAAKLKIELTAPEIAQTVTISRTEGRTPVPKNESIDMLASHGGTFAFYLSATGGDRLKDTFLKHGWDKDTPVAICYKVSWEDEKIIITTLEKLTEILEENKINKHAIILIGEVIDKKNIITYSKLYDKDFEHEFRKKNFCNSDN; from the coding sequence ATGAATAAAGTTTATTTTATTGGAGCCGGGCCCGGAGATCCGGAATTAATTACGGTTAAAGGGATGAAAATAATAGCTAAATCTGATGTTATTATTTATGCCGGCTCACTCGTTAACAAAGATATCTTAAATTATGCATCTAATATGTGCAAATTTTATGATTCTTCAAAAATGAATCTTTTAGAAATTGTAGATACAATTGAAAAATACTACAAAAAGGGGAAAGTTGTCACAAGATTACATACAGGTGATCCTTCCATCTATGGTGCAATATATGAGCAGATGTTGGAGCTTGATAAAAGGGGGATACCTTATGAGATAATTCCTGGAGTAACATCACTTTTTGCAGCAGCTGCAAAATTAAAAATAGAATTGACTGCTCCTGAAATTGCACAAACGGTAACTATTTCGCGTACGGAAGGGAGAACTCCAGTCCCAAAAAACGAATCTATTGACATGCTTGCATCACATGGTGGCACTTTTGCTTTTTATCTATCTGCAACCGGCGGGGATAGATTGAAAGATACCTTTTTAAAACATGGGTGGGATAAAGATACCCCTGTGGCTATATGTTATAAAGTTTCGTGGGAGGATGAAAAAATTATTATTACAACATTAGAAAAGCTGACAGAAATTTTAGAAGAAAACAAAATTAATAAACATGCAATTATACTAATAGGGGAAGTTATTGATAAAAAAAATATAATAACATACTCAAAATTATATGATAAGGATTTTGAACATGAGTTTAGGAAAAAGAATTTCTGTAATAGCGATAACTGA
- the cbiE gene encoding precorrin-6y C5,15-methyltransferase (decarboxylating) subunit CbiE, producing MNKNIYIISAGCGNKDYLTVKALKTAEKVDFLIGAERFKNLFSENRYVVLKNTVKDAIEILSNEQSRIIGVVVSGDAGFFSLSKLLYARFKERIIEVIPGISSIQLGMARLFKSYDNVEFLSFHGKEIPFEEFEKKLEFCLHYNKNLYIISDYNHKIFDFLPKLNNILANFQIYILNNLGLPDESIYKIESLQDINKLILSLYAIYLEVKS from the coding sequence GTGAATAAGAATATTTATATAATTTCAGCCGGTTGTGGAAATAAAGATTATTTGACTGTAAAGGCTTTAAAGACAGCAGAAAAAGTTGACTTTCTAATCGGTGCTGAAAGATTTAAAAATCTTTTTTCTGAGAACAGATATGTAGTCTTAAAAAATACTGTTAAAGATGCAATAGAAATTTTGTCAAACGAACAAAGTAGAATAATCGGTGTTGTAGTTTCCGGTGATGCGGGTTTTTTTTCACTCTCAAAACTTCTTTATGCGAGATTTAAAGAAAGGATTATCGAAGTAATCCCCGGGATATCAAGCATTCAACTTGGTATGGCAAGGCTTTTTAAATCTTATGATAATGTTGAATTTTTATCTTTTCACGGCAAAGAGATACCATTTGAAGAGTTTGAAAAAAAATTGGAGTTTTGTTTACATTACAATAAAAATCTTTATATAATAAGCGATTACAATCATAAAATTTTCGATTTTCTACCAAAGTTAAATAATATTTTAGCAAATTTTCAAATATACATTTTGAATAATCTGGGTTTGCCAGACGAATCAATCTATAAAATAGAATCTTTGCAAGATATAAATAAATTAATATTAAGTTTATACGCTATTTATTTGGAGGTAAAAAGTTAG
- the cbiD gene encoding cobalamin biosynthesis protein CbiD: MKTGITTGTAATAAAKGALLYTLTGKIYEEVEIIMPNDEIINVPLIFKNGLIGVKKWSGDDPDVTDGIEIFAKVKLIDKKGIAIKGEKGVGIITKPGLQISIGESAINPTPRKMIKQNLEGLLEENKGVEVTIIVPEGEKIAEKTFNKRLGIIGGISIIGTTGIVKPMSIDALIESFKCEIDVLLAQKYDLLWLVPGNIGEKCLKKENIAPSVIVSNYFKDAFEYLIKKNVKDIGISGHPGKIAKLAMGYFNTHSKHSPQANDFVKEALNIDYDFNTVEEVCCKNSFDKIAYLVSKKIKDVFYFNKVYVKLYDMKCNKVGEYCE, encoded by the coding sequence ATGAAAACAGGTATAACAACCGGCACAGCGGCAACAGCTGCCGCAAAAGGTGCTTTGCTTTATACGCTGACAGGTAAGATTTATGAAGAAGTTGAGATAATAATGCCTAATGATGAGATAATTAATGTGCCCTTAATTTTCAAAAACGGGCTTATAGGTGTTAAAAAGTGGAGTGGTGATGACCCGGATGTTACAGATGGTATTGAAATTTTTGCAAAAGTCAAATTGATTGACAAAAAAGGGATAGCTATAAAAGGTGAAAAAGGTGTAGGGATAATAACCAAGCCAGGGTTACAGATCTCTATTGGTGAATCAGCCATTAATCCTACTCCAAGAAAAATGATAAAGCAGAATTTGGAAGGTTTGCTTGAGGAAAATAAAGGTGTTGAGGTAACAATCATCGTCCCGGAAGGTGAAAAAATAGCTGAAAAAACCTTTAATAAAAGATTAGGGATTATTGGAGGGATTTCGATTATCGGAACTACAGGTATCGTAAAGCCCATGAGTATTGATGCGTTAATAGAAAGTTTTAAGTGTGAGATTGATGTTTTACTTGCACAAAAATATGATTTGTTATGGCTTGTCCCCGGTAATATTGGGGAAAAATGTTTAAAAAAAGAAAATATAGCTCCGTCGGTGATTGTAAGTAACTATTTTAAGGATGCTTTTGAATATCTTATAAAGAAAAATGTTAAAGATATAGGTATTTCTGGACATCCAGGGAAGATAGCAAAACTTGCAATGGGCTATTTCAATACCCACTCAAAACATTCTCCTCAGGCAAATGATTTTGTCAAAGAGGCTTTGAATATAGATTACGATTTTAACACAGTGGAAGAGGTATGCTGTAAAAATTCTTTTGATAAAATAGCGTATCTTGTAAGTAAAAAGATAAAAGATGTTTTTTATTTCAATAAAGTTTATGTCAAATTGTATGATATGAAGTGTAATAAAGTGGGTGAATATTGTGAATAA
- a CDS encoding bifunctional precorrin-2 dehydrogenase/sirohydrochlorin ferrochelatase, translating into MFPFIFKLSGKNLLFIGGGNVAKRKIESIIAWSNPEITIISKELHPSLQQLLEKHHIKWIQSSFDEKLISENYDFAFICTNDKSANEQAATILKRLNILVNICDNKELSDFYMPAVISYNDIMISISTKGDSPALSKKIKEILSEKLKGDE; encoded by the coding sequence ATGTTCCCTTTTATTTTTAAATTAAGCGGTAAAAACTTATTATTTATTGGTGGCGGTAATGTGGCAAAAAGAAAGATAGAATCGATTATTGCTTGGAGCAATCCAGAAATTACAATTATTTCTAAAGAGTTGCACCCATCTTTACAGCAGCTTTTGGAAAAACACCATATAAAATGGATTCAATCATCTTTTGACGAAAAATTAATAAGTGAAAACTACGATTTCGCTTTTATATGTACAAATGATAAAAGTGCAAACGAACAAGCAGCAACCATTTTAAAGAGACTGAATATTCTAGTTAATATATGCGATAATAAAGAGTTATCAGATTTTTATATGCCGGCAGTTATATCTTACAACGATATTATGATTTCTATTTCAACCAAGGGGGATTCACCTGCTTTATCGAAAAAGATAAAAGAGATTTTATCAGAAAAACTTAAAGGTGATGAATGA